One Maribacter dokdonensis DSW-8 genomic region harbors:
- a CDS encoding DUF6095 family protein has product MRRTDKDLLVTGLKRLAFTVLLMFTAPFVLWQAFKNQDHSMFWPVCILGLILAAYAVYMGFKGIMTIMDSMFGKK; this is encoded by the coding sequence ATGAGGAGAACTGATAAAGATTTACTTGTAACAGGTTTAAAAAGATTGGCATTCACCGTTTTATTAATGTTCACTGCCCCCTTTGTACTATGGCAGGCTTTCAAGAACCAAGACCACTCTATGTTCTGGCCGGTTTGTATTTTAGGATTGATTCTTGCCGCATATGCCGTTTATATGGGGTTTAAGGGCATTATGACAATAATGGATTCAATGTTCGGTAAAAAATAA
- a CDS encoding M42 family metallopeptidase — MAEKKIITKKSEDFFEKYLNNAAPTGYEWEGQKIWMDYLKPYVDTFITDTYGTAVGVINPDAKYKVVIEGHSDEISWYVNYITDNGLIHVIRNGGSDHLIAPSKWVNIHTKNGIVKGIFGWPAIHTRKGDKEETPKIENITVDVGATTKEEVEKLGVHVGCVITYPDEFQILNKNKYVCRAIDNRAGGFMIAEVARLLHENKVELPFGLYITNSVQEEIGLRGAEMITQTIQPNIAIVTDVCHDTTTPMIKKEVQGHTEIGAGPVISYAPAVQNKLRERIIETAEKKNIPFQRMAASRSTGTDTDAFAYSNGGVASALISLPLRYMHTTVETVHKDDVENVIRLIYETLLTIKDGETFSYFE, encoded by the coding sequence ATGGCTGAGAAAAAAATAATTACCAAAAAGTCTGAAGACTTTTTTGAAAAATACTTGAACAATGCCGCTCCTACAGGTTATGAGTGGGAAGGGCAAAAAATTTGGATGGACTACCTAAAGCCTTATGTAGATACATTTATAACAGATACTTATGGTACTGCGGTAGGAGTTATAAATCCTGATGCTAAATATAAAGTGGTCATTGAAGGGCATTCAGACGAAATCTCATGGTACGTTAATTATATTACGGATAACGGACTTATTCATGTTATAAGAAATGGTGGAAGCGATCACCTAATTGCTCCTTCTAAATGGGTAAACATACATACTAAAAACGGAATTGTAAAAGGTATTTTTGGCTGGCCAGCTATTCATACCCGTAAAGGGGATAAAGAGGAAACTCCAAAAATTGAGAATATTACCGTTGATGTTGGTGCAACCACCAAAGAAGAAGTTGAAAAACTTGGTGTACATGTAGGTTGTGTAATTACATACCCAGACGAATTTCAAATTCTTAATAAGAACAAATATGTTTGTAGAGCTATAGACAATAGAGCTGGTGGTTTTATGATTGCCGAAGTTGCACGTCTATTGCATGAGAATAAAGTAGAATTACCTTTTGGACTTTACATTACAAACTCTGTTCAAGAAGAGATTGGATTGCGCGGTGCGGAAATGATTACACAAACTATTCAGCCAAACATTGCTATTGTTACAGATGTTTGTCACGATACGACAACTCCAATGATCAAAAAAGAGGTTCAGGGACATACCGAAATTGGAGCCGGACCTGTAATTTCTTATGCTCCAGCGGTACAGAACAAATTACGTGAACGTATCATTGAGACCGCCGAAAAGAAAAACATACCATTTCAACGAATGGCTGCATCTAGATCTACCGGTACAGATACAGATGCATTTGCCTACAGTAATGGCGGTGTTGCTTCTGCTTTAATTTCTTTACCGTTACGTTACATGCACACTACCGTAGAAACGGTTCATAAAGATGATGTTGAAAATGTAATTCGTCTGATCTACGAAACATTGTTAACGATAAAGGATGGCGAAACTTTTAGCTATTTCGAATAA
- a CDS encoding SDR family NAD(P)-dependent oxidoreductase, whose amino-acid sequence MTNSNKLFGKNVLITAGAQGIGESITKHFIDSGANVSIHYFSSADTADKLVAYAKDKGVKAIAVSGDLTKESDANALVEKTVEALGGLHILINNAGSLVARKMLSEMETDFWHKVMDINMTSMMFVTRAAAPYLAKNENSSMVNLASLAGRKGGHPGSLVYSTSKGAILTYTRALASELGPQGIRVNAVAPGLILGTSFHNTHTTKESAAETTKGIPIQRAGNADDVARAVLYLASEYDGFITGATLDINGGVYNM is encoded by the coding sequence ATGACGAATAGTAACAAATTATTTGGTAAAAATGTATTGATTACCGCCGGTGCACAAGGAATAGGAGAGTCTATCACCAAACATTTCATTGATAGTGGCGCAAATGTTTCCATTCATTATTTCTCAAGTGCAGATACCGCAGATAAGCTTGTAGCCTATGCAAAGGATAAAGGTGTAAAAGCAATTGCAGTAAGTGGTGATCTCACAAAGGAAAGCGATGCAAATGCATTGGTAGAAAAGACAGTTGAAGCATTGGGCGGACTTCATATTTTAATCAATAATGCAGGTTCTTTAGTTGCCCGTAAAATGCTAAGTGAAATGGAAACTGATTTTTGGCACAAGGTGATGGATATTAATATGACTTCAATGATGTTCGTTACACGGGCAGCAGCACCATATTTGGCAAAGAATGAGAATAGTAGTATGGTCAATTTAGCATCATTGGCAGGTCGTAAAGGCGGTCACCCGGGATCATTGGTATATTCAACCAGTAAAGGAGCTATTTTAACGTATACAAGGGCACTTGCATCAGAATTGGGACCACAGGGAATAAGAGTTAATGCTGTTGCGCCAGGGCTTATCTTAGGTACTTCATTTCACAATACGCATACAACAAAGGAATCAGCTGCAGAAACTACAAAAGGTATTCCTATTCAAAGAGCAGGTAACGCTGATGATGTAGCTAGAGCTGTATTGTATCTGGCATCTGAATACGATGGCTTTATTACTGGAGCTACGCTAGACATCAATGGTGGCGTTTACAATATGTAA
- the hisS gene encoding histidine--tRNA ligase → MAQKPSIPKGTRDFNPSEIAKRNYIFDTIKKNFQTYGFQPIETPSFENSDTLLGKYGEEGDRLIFKILNSGDFLRKVDDATYAEKNSNNIAPKITEKALRYDLTVPFARYVVMHQNELDFPFKRYQIQPVWRADRPQKGRFREFFQCDADVVGSDSLLQEVELVQLYDAVFSDLKLEGATIKMNNRKILAGIAEVIGAKDLLIDFTVALDKLDKIGEDGVKKEMLAKGITEEAIEKASPLFLPQGSNNEQLERLDGLLKDSEEGKKGLNELRFILETISALGLQSAKLSIDVTLARGLNYYTGAIFEVAAPEGVKMGSIGGGGRYDDLTGIFGLKNVSGVGISFGLDRIYLVLEELDLFPEAIDRSLQVLCVNFGEKEAMAALKLVTQLRKAGIKADMYPSSAKMQKQMKYANNRNVPYVILIGEQELSNNSFVVKNMNEGSQLEYSLNNVGAFIDYLS, encoded by the coding sequence ATGGCACAGAAACCATCTATACCTAAAGGCACCAGAGATTTTAATCCTTCTGAAATAGCAAAACGTAATTACATTTTTGATACTATCAAAAAGAACTTTCAAACTTATGGATTTCAACCTATTGAAACTCCTTCTTTTGAGAATTCAGATACGTTGTTGGGTAAATATGGTGAAGAGGGTGATCGTTTGATTTTTAAAATATTGAATTCCGGTGATTTTCTTAGAAAGGTTGATGATGCTACGTATGCGGAAAAGAATTCTAACAATATAGCTCCTAAAATTACTGAGAAAGCATTACGCTACGATCTAACCGTACCTTTTGCACGTTACGTGGTAATGCATCAAAATGAGTTGGATTTTCCTTTTAAACGCTATCAAATTCAACCAGTTTGGAGAGCTGATAGACCACAAAAGGGTAGATTTAGAGAGTTTTTTCAATGTGATGCCGATGTAGTTGGTTCAGATTCATTGCTTCAAGAAGTGGAGCTGGTTCAGTTATACGATGCTGTATTTTCCGATTTAAAATTGGAAGGAGCAACTATAAAAATGAACAATAGAAAAATCTTGGCAGGTATTGCAGAAGTAATTGGAGCTAAGGATTTATTGATAGATTTTACCGTTGCATTGGATAAGCTAGATAAAATAGGGGAGGACGGAGTCAAAAAAGAAATGCTCGCTAAGGGTATTACCGAAGAAGCAATTGAAAAAGCATCACCATTATTTTTACCACAAGGCAGTAACAACGAACAATTAGAACGCTTGGATGGTCTTTTAAAAGATTCTGAAGAAGGTAAAAAAGGATTGAACGAGCTGCGTTTTATTCTAGAGACTATTTCTGCTCTAGGTCTACAATCTGCTAAATTGTCAATAGATGTCACCCTGGCACGCGGATTAAATTATTATACCGGCGCTATATTTGAAGTTGCGGCGCCTGAGGGTGTTAAAATGGGATCTATAGGTGGTGGTGGCCGCTATGATGACCTTACGGGAATTTTTGGTCTAAAGAATGTAAGTGGTGTGGGAATTTCCTTTGGTCTGGATCGTATTTATTTAGTACTAGAGGAACTTGATCTTTTTCCAGAAGCAATTGATCGCTCGCTACAAGTACTTTGTGTAAACTTTGGGGAAAAGGAAGCTATGGCGGCTTTAAAATTGGTTACTCAGTTGCGAAAAGCCGGCATAAAGGCAGATATGTATCCTTCAAGTGCCAAAATGCAAAAGCAGATGAAGTATGCCAATAATCGCAATGTACCTTATGTTATATTAATTGGGGAGCAGGAGTTAAGTAATAATTCATTTGTTGTAAAGAACATGAATGAAGGCTCTCAACTAGAATATAGCTTAAACAACGTTGGTGCTTTCATAGATTATTTGAGTTAA
- a CDS encoding DUF6495 family protein, whose amino-acid sequence MKYTRLTKEQLEELHPEFINFLATQSITGDEWDDIKKNKPKVAEEELDVFSDLVWEGVLAKVTYLENISNNQMHLFHLTDKEMKLISVKVMNPEIDLTTTVGFDWFKRNWQSDFVEYLTASKAYTDDKNVDKFLLIKQGAVITKGELYQWFEKVIVTK is encoded by the coding sequence ATGAAATATACGCGGCTAACAAAAGAGCAACTGGAAGAATTGCATCCAGAATTTATCAATTTTCTTGCGACACAATCAATCACAGGCGATGAATGGGATGATATTAAAAAGAACAAGCCCAAGGTTGCTGAGGAAGAATTAGATGTTTTTAGCGATTTGGTATGGGAAGGTGTTTTAGCAAAAGTGACCTATTTGGAGAATATTTCCAACAATCAAATGCACCTATTTCATTTAACGGATAAAGAAATGAAATTGATTTCCGTAAAGGTGATGAATCCTGAAATTGATTTAACTACAACTGTTGGTTTCGATTGGTTCAAGAGAAACTGGCAATCGGATTTTGTAGAGTATTTAACTGCATCTAAAGCCTACACCGATGATAAAAACGTAGATAAGTTTTTATTGATAAAGCAAGGAGCGGTAATTACCAAGGGGGAATTATACCAATGGTTCGAGAAAGTTATCGTTACCAAATAG
- a CDS encoding RbsD/FucU domain-containing protein, whose translation MLKTPVIHPTIMEVLARSGHFAQVVIADGNLPVGAMNGPNSTTVHLNFKPGLLDALTVLEGILEVCPIQGAIVMEKPPEANAEIHLAYKELLGDVSWSEMERWAFYDQIRDKTTTLILQTGEQRRFANLILTVGVVKMAEESSF comes from the coding sequence ATGCTTAAGACTCCGGTTATTCATCCTACTATAATGGAGGTTCTTGCACGCTCTGGGCATTTTGCCCAAGTTGTTATTGCAGATGGTAACCTACCTGTTGGCGCAATGAACGGTCCAAATTCCACAACAGTGCATTTAAATTTTAAACCAGGGCTGTTAGATGCATTGACCGTTCTTGAAGGTATACTTGAGGTTTGTCCTATACAAGGAGCAATTGTAATGGAAAAACCACCTGAAGCAAATGCTGAAATACATTTGGCATATAAAGAATTGCTGGGAGATGTTAGTTGGAGTGAAATGGAAAGGTGGGCATTTTACGACCAAATTCGTGATAAGACCACTACACTAATTTTACAGACAGGTGAACAACGACGTTTTGCCAATTTGATTTTAACGGTTGGGGTAGTTAAAATGGCTGAGGAAAGCAGTTTTTAA
- a CDS encoding DUF4249 family protein: protein MKRFILIILGFILFISCEDVIEVELPENDTRLVVNGVIRVDENQEFLPIEIAVSESSSFFDENTVASLKSAIIYYGTPNADAPEILEGGGISNLAEVEPGSGIWVPDPSFDSDQRIRVSSIEEGDVFQLILETENEQFFATTTYVKSVPIDSLEQGDETLFSGDETEVIVTFTDPGESNDFYLLDLDFGEFLVTEDEFYQGQTFVFSYFYDNELAINTSSVVNISLLGVDEQFYNYMNQIIVQSGGDQGPFQTPAATVRGNIINVTGIDNDEVVDNVERSDNFALGYFAIVEEYTDSITITNNEEN, encoded by the coding sequence ATGAAACGCTTTATATTAATCATATTAGGCTTTATTCTTTTTATCTCATGTGAAGATGTCATAGAGGTTGAATTACCGGAAAATGACACCAGACTAGTTGTTAACGGTGTAATACGCGTAGATGAAAATCAAGAATTTCTACCTATTGAAATAGCTGTTTCCGAAAGCAGCTCTTTTTTTGACGAAAACACGGTAGCATCATTAAAAAGTGCCATTATCTATTATGGTACCCCTAACGCCGATGCCCCGGAAATTTTAGAAGGAGGTGGTATTTCCAATTTAGCCGAAGTAGAACCAGGTAGCGGTATTTGGGTACCTGACCCTAGTTTTGATAGTGATCAAAGAATTAGAGTTAGCAGTATTGAAGAAGGAGATGTTTTTCAACTTATTCTAGAAACAGAAAATGAGCAATTTTTTGCTACGACTACCTATGTGAAATCTGTGCCTATAGATTCCTTAGAGCAAGGTGACGAAACCCTATTTTCAGGTGATGAAACAGAAGTAATAGTTACATTTACAGACCCGGGGGAAAGCAACGATTTTTATTTGCTCGACTTGGATTTTGGAGAGTTTTTAGTAACAGAAGATGAATTTTATCAAGGACAGACTTTTGTATTCTCATATTTTTACGATAATGAATTAGCAATAAATACAAGCTCTGTAGTAAATATAAGTTTACTTGGTGTAGATGAACAATTTTACAATTACATGAACCAAATCATTGTTCAGTCCGGTGGCGATCAAGGTCCGTTTCAAACCCCGGCAGCTACTGTTCGTGGTAATATAATAAATGTTACCGGAATTGATAACGACGAGGTTGTTGACAATGTTGAACGTTCAGATAATTTTGCATTGGGTTATTTCGCCATTGTAGAAGAATATACAGATAGCATAACAATTACAAACAATGAGGAGAACTGA
- a CDS encoding DUF4294 domain-containing protein, which produces MKYNFLILYLLVSGVFICTAQVEEQELDSVAEKMIIVTGDSLLQSSIALEEAYVFGKLKFSSYDEKLRYYILRRKTQKVYPYAKMAAERLVELNDSLANMKNNRKRKKYTKKVQKFIEEEFSEELKKLTRTEGQILVKLIYRQTGTTAFDLVKDLRNGWRAFWYNTTAKLFNISIKEEFHPDLVEEDYLIEDILQRAFSKGKLERQETVLDYDYDKLYNKWKKTTKIPKG; this is translated from the coding sequence ATGAAATATAACTTTTTAATACTTTATCTACTGGTCTCCGGTGTTTTTATCTGTACAGCTCAGGTTGAGGAACAAGAGCTTGATTCTGTTGCGGAAAAAATGATTATCGTAACAGGGGACTCATTGCTGCAAAGTTCTATAGCATTAGAGGAAGCGTATGTTTTTGGTAAACTTAAGTTCTCGTCTTATGATGAAAAATTACGCTACTATATTTTAAGGAGAAAAACGCAAAAAGTATATCCATACGCTAAAATGGCTGCGGAGCGTTTGGTTGAGCTAAACGATAGTTTGGCGAATATGAAGAACAACCGTAAACGCAAAAAGTATACTAAAAAAGTACAGAAATTTATTGAAGAAGAATTTTCTGAAGAGTTGAAAAAATTAACTAGAACCGAAGGTCAAATTTTGGTGAAACTAATTTATAGGCAAACGGGTACAACCGCTTTTGATTTGGTCAAGGATCTTAGAAATGGCTGGAGAGCTTTTTGGTATAATACCACGGCTAAATTGTTTAATATAAGCATTAAGGAAGAGTTTCATCCAGACCTTGTAGAAGAAGACTACTTGATAGAAGATATTTTGCAACGCGCTTTTTCAAAAGGTAAATTAGAACGGCAAGAAACGGTTTTAGACTACGATTACGATAAGCTTTATAATAAGTGGAAGAAAACGACCAAAATACCAAAAGGCTAA
- a CDS encoding NUDIX hydrolase — translation MDELIDILDADGRMTNRTAMKSEAHKNGWFHQTVHIWFYTLDGKVLLQQRGKNKDVYPLLWDVSVAGHIGAGENIITSALREIEEEIGLTIQPEKLQKIGVFKSVHNHSKNLMDYEFHHTFLAPLHLSLHDLRKQESEVENLKLIPMDQFTKELGDISKFKYVPHEISYYNTITKEISKCLATSN, via the coding sequence ATGGATGAACTAATTGATATTTTAGATGCCGATGGAAGAATGACCAATAGAACGGCAATGAAAAGTGAAGCCCATAAAAACGGATGGTTTCACCAAACGGTTCATATTTGGTTTTACACCTTAGATGGCAAAGTTCTTTTACAGCAACGAGGTAAGAACAAAGATGTTTACCCCCTACTTTGGGATGTAAGCGTTGCAGGTCATATTGGTGCTGGCGAAAATATAATTACCTCTGCACTACGTGAAATAGAAGAAGAAATCGGTTTAACCATTCAACCTGAAAAATTGCAAAAAATTGGAGTTTTTAAATCTGTACACAATCATTCCAAAAATTTGATGGACTATGAGTTTCATCATACATTTTTGGCTCCCTTACATTTATCATTACATGATTTACGAAAGCAAGAAAGTGAAGTAGAAAACTTAAAATTGATTCCAATGGATCAATTCACTAAAGAATTAGGTGATATTTCAAAGTTTAAATACGTGCCACATGAAATATCGTACTATAATACCATCACCAAGGAAATTTCTAAATGTTTGGCAACAAGCAATTAA